In Ooceraea biroi isolate clonal line C1 chromosome 1, Obir_v5.4, whole genome shotgun sequence, the genomic stretch CGGCGGTGGAACGCGGCGCGAATACATAAATCAGATGCCGCTCTGCAGGCTGCCAGCCATATCACTTCGTACAACGGCCATGAATGAATAGAGCCGTGTTTGAGTTATCGTCCGACCTGGTCTCTCCAGAAACTGTGGAACGCCGGCGTTAAGTCCCACCGTCGGCGTCGCCCGGAATGCTCCTTAATGGAAATGAAATGTGTTCTTCCTTGGCCGCCTTGAATTTCCTCGCGGAACTCGACTCGCGGAATTCAGTCGGATGAACAATGAACGTTATTCGTTTTATTTCGCTGGTGTCTCGCCCGAATGCGGCTATCTCGGGCGCGACGTTCCTCCTCCGAAAGCTCGACGCGTACAACGAACGTCAGCCGGCCGGATAATAAGATAATTCACGTCGAAGAGGTGAATCTCTGACGGCTCGCCTCGACGGCGACGTTTTACGCCGTGAagaaatgcaatttatcttCTGATAATCTCCTATCCTTCGAGAGCGAACGTCCGCCTCGTATCTtgcttttcttcctttttactTTGACCGTCACGCGCTCGTGTAGTTCTCCAAAAACGACTAATTTCAGCGAGGCTGCTTGATCGTTTCCCTGCGATGGTTTATTGTTAGCCGTTTGTCTTCGCCGAAGGGGAAAATCCTAGTAATGAAACAGGGGAACCTCTATCCTCTAGCAGAAATAGGGTTCTGATGGCACAtcgatttgcatttttttaagCGGCATGAAGTACGCGGTAATCGGCAAAAAAATGACGGATGAGCGTGGAATATAATGTGCACGTGCAAGAAACACAAATGGTAGTTTCGACTATTCATTCGTATCGTGACTATTCATTCGACCGTGTTCGTGAGTTCACGAAATATCGTATTTCAAATTTCAGACGGAACGAAGTAAGTTGCCTTCGCTgtaatatctcattataataCATCATAGGCAAATGAATCTAAAAACCAGATAAATGGAAAGTATCGCATGTAAAATGTCAATTGTCAACGCGAGAACCTTGAGGCACGTATGGAAAGATGCGTCGCATGCTTCAAAGAATTCTATAACAGTATACATTTTGCAGATAGATGAAGATCATCACGTCGGAAATATGACAATCTTTTCGAGGTTGGTTTATCCTGTCACAAGATGTGCGAAATACAAATCGCGTCTTAGCATCCTTAAGAATCGAGACCACTACGTCACGGCGCGGAATCATGCGGCGAAATGCACCGTAAGCTACATCCAAGTTGGCGCAAAAATTTTTTCGCGCAGATCAAGCACCAAAAACAGCTCGTTGTCTTGAAAATCAAGTAATCGTTTACTATTTAATCGTCAAATGCAGGATCCACTAGTTTACAGAACACGATTGGCCTTCCCGATGGACTACGACAGAGTGATGAGCTTCATGTGTGACGCGTTCTTCAAAGACGATCCGACTATGGTAAATATAGGTCTGGACGAGGAAGAGCCCTCGCCGTCGTTGCTGAAGCTCATGTACGATGACATTCGTGAGGGTATGACGATAATCGCCGAGGGACAGGACAATCATATCATGGGCGCCGCGGTGAACGCTGGATCCTGTCCTTGGGATCCGGACAGGTTCGCCGAGTTCGCCCGGTGCTGCGAGTGCGAGCCGACTCGCGACGTGATCGAGTTCGAAGCGTACGTGACCAGCAAGCCGAATCTCTGGCGGCGCTACCGCGTCCTCAAGATCTTCGAGTGCAGCTATCTCGCGGTCGGATCGGACTTCCGGGACCGGGGTATTGCCAGAAAGCTCGTGCTGGATAGCTggtatctcgcgcgcgattgcgGCTATCGATTGTTCCGCGTTGACTGCAGCAATAGGTGAGTCCGGCTGTCCGACCGTGGAATTCCGGTTAGGTTGTTAGACGCGCGCGGAATGCCAGTCGTTTCGCTTCAGTTCGTCTTCCAGACGGATCTTGAGTAATTTTCGCGACGGGCCGCGTCTAGGAGAGAGATCGTCGGTACCTCTGACGCGGTATCTACACGCCAGCCTTTGTACGTCGCATGTTCGACGAAACCTTGTAACGCGATAGGGTGAGACAGCTGATATACGGCTTGGCGTCGGATTAAAAGAATAACGAACGGGTTATTGGAATTGCTGCGATGACTTAATGGGATTTGTACGAGAGCGTATGAGAATGTAGCTTGATATCGTAACGTCTCCTCGCAATTCATGTTTGATGAAATGAGCAAAACATGTAACATTTAACTGACAAATAACTGACGTGTGGATATCAGTCTGACATACTGCTGTAATTGTACTAATATGTAGTTAAATTGAATTgatgtaacaaaatattaaaacactcTTGAGTTATATCACGTTGAATATGATTCATTGCAGATATCTTGCACGAATCGCGAAAGGTTTCGGATGGAAAAAAGTGTGTACGATCCCGTTTCATCAATACGTTAAAGACGATGAGCTGGTGTTTAAGCACATTAGGGAGCCACATACTGAAGTGGAGGTGTACGTCGACCAGGTCACATATTGCAAAGATTATTACCCAccttataagaaatataaaagaacCACCAAAGCATCGGAAATACATGAGAAGAGAAGTTAATTAGATTTACTTAATAATTACTTGATCAATAAAacattaacataatttattaaagtacCATAGCCTTTTATTTAACCTTCTCATAAGTCAAATATTCTATTTCTTGTGTCAACCATGCGAATGATTCATAAAAATTCTCatgcataataaataagtaacgTGTTTTATACAACCGAAATTGACGCAGACTTTTCTGATCCGACAATGTGTCATTGCGCAACTATATGACATTTATCGAAGGAAAGTAGATTATTGACGGATTCGCTGTAATAATGAAGCGCACTATAGTTACTGGGTAGATCTAAAACAAAGTTTTCGTTCTCGCGCTTTGATGACACACATCGATTTTACCCGGTGCTAATTTCGACAGTTGGCCTTATTGGAATAGTCTGTCAGAGTCGGAGAACAGTGATTGATGAGTTGAACGGCGGCTTATTCTCGTGGAGGTGAAACTCCTTTGAGTACGATTGAATAATACATTGCGCGACGCGCAAATGCAATTCTCGATATTTGACTTCTAAGCTCCGACTTCTCGAACGCGAgaactagagagagagagagagagagagagggggggggagaggaTCGACGAAACTTGGACAGTAAAATTAGGATTGTCCAGAGAGTGCAACACTCGAATCTCGAATTTAAATTGGAAGAGACTCTCTTTCGTATAACCATCATATTTATTCCGCAAATTTATTCCATTCAGTAATTGTCCGCCAAACATCACTTGGGCAGTTTGTTGATCACCGTTATAAAACACTAATGATCCGTTGGGTGAGTTCCAACGTCATAGGCATGCAAAGACTAAAGTCTGTTTGATAATGGTAATTGAATTGCCGGTCTCAGGTAATCTATCGCTAAGGCTAAGTCAACTCATTTGTAAAACAATTTCGAACGGACGTAGGATTGGCTATTACTATCTATCATTGCTGAGCACACGCACGTTAAGTAGCGAAAACTTCCTCGAACTCGCGCAACAAAACAGAATTCTTAAAACACGCGAATAATGTAAGCaactaatttaataatttaaatgatgCAGCAAGCATATAAAAACTTTCCGTACGATTGCAAATATATTCAAGAACGGAGTCATATctttatgataaaattttattaaaatcttgtcATGGACATATATTATCgtgatatgaaatatttacgtAATTCTGTCTGCTAGAGATTCGtgataaaactgtaaatgcgTCAAATTGCTCGGTTTTTCTACGAAATGCAACATGCGGCAAAACTTAAGATTATCTATTATCTAAGATTATTTATCATTCGTGGCAAATTGACCATTGTATAATTGAATTCACCGACATTGTAACCGACTCCACTTGctttaaatggaaataaaatggATAAACTATCTACAAAAACAAGGTGCCAAGGATATTCCTGTCACCAGTCGAACCTGTTTCTTACGCAATGTCTCGACGATTTACacaaagattattaaaattatttactaaaGAATCCAAACTTGACAATCGTATCatgtgaaattttaattttatttcctaaTTATTTACGAACAAGATTTTAAACCtgaatctatttttattcgGAGAAATGTCGAATTCATTAACAGATGCGTAAACTTGATCGTATACTATATTCTGTACTTATTTCCGCGTCGACATGTTCGATGATTCATATTCCTATTGACACGCGCCCTTGTCGAAAGCCAGGAAATGCGCAAAGCACGGCCAAGATGGATTAGGATTCGAGTAGACTGCTCGGACCTTTTAAAAACGATCTTGGGCAGATCTCGGAGCCGTAATGATTAATGGAGTTAGGGAGCCGTGCGCAGTTCCGTAATATCGCGGCAACTATCGACTCAGAATTACAGTTGAGAAACTGTGCGGGGTGAGTTAGACGGGATATCTACCCTGTCGTCGTCTCTCAGTCGACCCGGAGGACTCTgtcgttcctctctcttcgGCTGCACAGCCATCCGATCACGTACCGAGCTTGATTTGATTTTGATTCGACCTACACTAGAAACGCATTTAATACATGTGCTTACGTGCGTGTATCGCCTTGAGGATGAGGCGTCTTTCGTCGATGAAGCGACGATAAAATAGTGTTTCTACTGTTCGTATCGCTCCGTCATTATGCATACATGAAAAACGTCAAAACTCTATAACTTTTTACGATACAATTTTGCGATTCGATTGTCACAGATGTGcaactttttaaattgttcGAACAATAGAAAACTGGCCTCGAAGCACCATTTcaagagaataaaagaaaatttctctctctctctctctctttctcctctctctctctctctctctctctctctatatatatatatatatatatatatatatatatatatcattttttgtgcataatacatttttttaacgaatatcatgtatgcaaaactttcaaaaaatgatttaattgtcaaatcagccatttataaaataaaagtaataataaaaaaattaatgaaataaaaacacaaaaaaaattaaaacgacaaaaacaaataataaaattgaaataacaaaaaaaatctttcgttaCCTGTACATAAGCGTTCTAACAATGAATCGTGTTCTGACACACTTACAGAaaatagtgagaggcaagggaactcactctaatcatttttcatttcattttttagctacattgtttaaacaattttgttataaacgattaatatttttaacatgtttaattcacttcacataactaacaataaatgtcaaaagttgattttattgtattttgaaagtctcatgtcgagttactgtctattcaagtaatttttcgagttttcgtccgccatattgaatccgccatattgaattttgaaaatctgatttcagattcggattcagcgacttaaaaaaccaatatattaaaaagatcgaacagttaaaaaatatagtttcacaaggtgtttcatgcgcaatgccaaacgaacgcggcaatttagggattgtttaccccccaaatatttatataaaacaaaacaaaaaaatacgtgttccttaattagctttcctcttgaagttttaatagattttacttcgatcagatcaaaactgattttttgcagcaagaaattggtcactttaggaatagttcaccccctaattttcactccccttccaacatacctaggccgattttcgtcttctatcgaaagatactttcataccaaaaatcattaaaatcgcttcactggtctcaaaaatatcgcaatttttccattttaccccccattttggggggtcgtttcaccccctaaatatgtttttccgccgctaaaaaaaaatacgtgtcccttagtttttcatgtattataacatatccaaatttcagaaaaatcggagagtgacacttccgtaggtttacttgtcaGTAActaaattagtaattcgttgctttaaatcttcaagcgagattacttctgtactgtaaactttattttttaaagttccccataaataaaaatcaagaggcgttaaatcgggcgatcttggaggccagaaaaccggtcctcctcgaccaatccacttatgagcataatgttcatctaatcagtttctaacttgtctagcatagtgcgatggacaaccgtctaactgtatccagctgttttggcgaaactgcagtggcacattttccatcaaaattggtaaatcgtttgataggaatcttcgaaaagattctccgttcaatcggtcaggtaaaaagaacggaccaataagccggtcatgaagcatacccatccaaacattacatcgaaattcgtgttgaaagtttctttgtctggtagtatgtggattattatgagcccatacatggctattatgagaattgaatatgcctcgtcttgtaaaggtcgcttcatctgtccataatatcattgatgagaaaagattgtccctttctactgcattcacataccagttacaaaattcgactcgtttctgataatcgattggaagtaattcttgtacaggtgtgtaatgatatgcgaatctgtcatcagcacgcaatgttctcgaaatagtgtttcgtgatatctgcagttgagctgaagcacgtcgaacactttgtgtaggagtattatcaaaagatttaagattctttccgagcgtcgtcggtgtcttagagttgaacgaacatcatcatattcattcataggtcgaaatgaacccaaattacgtaattgcaaatgggtattactaaacacagaactatctggtactttcctgttaggaaatctacgttgatactctcgtacggcagctcgtgcatttccgtcacagaatccgtacacgaaatgaatatcaatgTATTCCTaatttgaaaacatttttggcattctgatagtaattgctagttcacacgacgattgaaatctaacagctactgttgtgaaagtaacaatcatactgaatcatttcaacatagtgaacatgaatacatgtgaatacacataacataaacatcttcgaccttccaaattctacactatgttccgttgttacttatctcatatttcttttcaatattggtttataactttgtaataaagcatttctaagcaaactcgatataagaattttttcttatttccactagtagaatatgctcccgcagtttgtcagttaaaacccgggacaccctgtatatatatatatatacagggccCGCCACTTAAATCCGGAcatgaaaatgttttctcgaaaaagtcgtgtattacagaaaatatatagagatacaaataaattcttttatagtTAAGGTGAGGGATCTTTTCTGAGTTTTTTCACTCAATGTAGCCGCCCTGCGCCTCGATCACCGCCTCGATCCTGATTCAAAAGCGCGAGCACGCCGTCTGTAATTACGTCCGGTCCATTTTCGCGAATGCCGCTTCAATAGCGGCCCGAAGGAAGGCCACGTTGGGGTGTCTGGCTTTGTTAGTAACCCTCTCGACTACGCCCCACACGTAGTAGTCGAGAGGATTCAGGTCGGGACTATTGGGAGGCCAGAAATCCTTCGACCAAAACATATCGACATTGTCGAAGAGCCAGTTTTGCACTAAATGACTCGTGTGAGCGGGTGCGCCGTCTTGTTGAAATATGTACGGTCTCCCAGAGGGCACAGTTTCCATCCACCCCCAAGACGGCCGCCAATTTTGTGAGTGAGGTCCCTGGATCTTTCGAAATGAGGTCTTGTGCTTTTCGAATGAGTTCCGGAGTCCGTGTCGCCTTCTCCCTTACGTGTATCTTTCTCTCCGGAGTGCCGGAATCCACCTCGGACTCCTCTGAGGCCGCATACCTCTGGACAATGTCATAAACCGTCGATCTGGGATATCCGAAAAACTTGATGATTTCACTTGGCGTCCTTCCGGCGCGAACACCTTTAATAACCGCTGCTCTCTGGTTATATTCCGACATCGACCTGAACGACTCGGCCATTTCGAGGTTATTAACGTCTTACCCACATCTCTGACTTACTTTTACGCCATCTGACACCCACTGCTGCACTCTTATATAGCgggaatttcaaatttaaatttgtccGGATTTAAGTGGCggaccctgtatatatatatatatatctctatctctttctcccccTAGGCGGTAATAACGCGGAACGATAAGCGATTCCTCCAGTTGACCTAAACGCGCGGTCGGAGTTAACGTTCGCCTGGGCTCTCGGACACGGTGTGAACGAGCCATAATCTGCATAATTCCAATCCCCAGCGTAACGCACGCGTTCGTGTACATGAAACTGCGCGTTTGCGCATCGTACACATTGGCCCGAGTGATTCCGCCAGCATCGTAAATTGTTCGCCTAATTGAAATAGTTCGGCTTGAGACTTCCAGCCTCGCTTCTTCCGCCGTCGTAGCATTTTCGCGGTTTCGATCGAGGATTCAGTAGCGAGCAATCCCTGCACACGTCTGGATATCGCGCGGTACTAACGGAGCTCTTGGGAGGAATTCAATCGCATTACCAACCGTTTATTTCTGATCGTATCCGCGGAAATCCGCGCCAGTCGCGACGACCGTTTCGTGCACCGCGCTAATCTGCGCGATCTCTCGTATTACTCGTGTTTGTCACTTCGCAAACGGTAGTTTCGAACATCAGTCTATTTGCTAATACGTAAATGCATAactgaaaaaaagaaggacAAAGTTTGCGCAAAATCTGCTTGTGCAAGACGAACAGATAACTAATGCGAGCATATTCCTTACGTTGGATATCTTACAATTGTAAGCGATAGAGTGCGGTAGAGTCCAAGCGCTAAAAGGAATGCgatttaatgatatattagGCGGTCGCGAGATAGCGTATCGGCGCAGCGTTCTAGTAGCGATGATTTGCGAAATTTCGGAGCGGAGAGAAGGCTCTTGAGAGCGTTAGCGTATAGACGTGTTTAGCAACGTGTACGAGGGACTGTTACACgcgctattattatattgttaactCAAAGGACTGAGTTAATGTTGGAGTGGATACTCATGTATTAATGGAAATATAAGTGTGCTTTGTTATATGAAGAAACttggagttattaattatttacgaatAAAACCTGATGCGTAcacaattaatttatcttgGTACCAAGCCAATCAACGTACGACAGTTTTCCTCGTGGCAATTTTCTCGTATCACAAGTATCTCGGTTCTAGAATCGTTTTTCTCTGGTGGACGTTACACAACCGTATCGTGATCACGTTTACCATTAATGCGGAAATCAATGCGGAAACACATTTGCAAAAGTCCCACCACGAGAAGAAGAGATCTACATAACGTGTTCGCTACGTTTCGGGAGTTTCAGTCGAAGCGCATATTTTTCCTCGAAAACATGCTGTAAACCGTTTCTGCCGAATGTCAAAAGTCATGTTGTGATCAAGTTAATTGATTCAAGCCCTCTCGAGTAATTTGTATCTTTTCACGATTCCAGAGGTGAATTAGATCTGTCCTACCGCAAAGGATAATTACTGCGTTCCATATCTCTCAACATCGCACATGTGAGTATGCGTAAACCGGTTTGATTAAACGCTGAAATTTGTGAAACGTAACCGATGGAAACCACCAGACACCATACGCAGAGACAACACGATAGCGCGGATTAAACACGGATAATCGTTATTCTCTTTGTTCATAGAATGAGACTGATTACCGGTATCTCGCCGATTATCGCGGCCCTGTGGGTTCTGGTTACGGTTAACGCGGCGCACAGCAAGAGGCTATTGATCATTACCCCGGCTCCATCCTACAGTCACCAGATAGTATTTCGGGCGCTGTGCCTCGCATTGAATAAACGGGGACACGAAATAGTAGTATTGACTCCTAACATCCTAAACGACTCGAGCTTAATCAACTACACGGAAATAGATTTCGGCTTTGAATACGAGAAGATTGATGACACCGATCTGAGCCAGACCCGGTGGAACCTCACGCAGCTGGGCGGATTAAAGACGCGATTGCTAAGGCTGGGACACGACATCGCGGAGGACGTTCTCAGTCATCCCGACCTGGTCAAGTATTACGCGAACAACACGAACGAGCACTTCGACGCGGTAATAGCCGAGATGATTATGACTCCTGCGATTTACATGCTGGCGCACAGATTTAACGCACCTTTGATAGGTAAAACGCGCGACGCGGAACACAATTTTTATCGTTCTTTTATCattcgtttttaattattaataataattagactCTTATTACTTGCACAGAGCTCTCCAAGAGATAGCATCGTGCACTTgattataagataataattagATTCTTGTGATTAATTGTGTGaataagtttaaaaatatattttgccgATGCTACCATCGCTAAGGAAGTTGTACGACCATAGGAATCATGTCCATGGACCTACAAAACTGCCATCGTTTCAATCTGGGCAGTCCGGTGCTGCCGTCGCATCCATCAAACTGGGAGCTCGAAAACTTTACGGGATTGAACCTTCCATTCTGGAAACGACTGGTGAATTACGTCAATACCTGGTGGAGCATACACTCGTGGTTCAACAATTTCGCGAACAAGCAACAGCAGATTGCTGAAAAGTATTTCGGCAAGGATATACCGCACATCATCGACATCGCGAAGAACATGAGCCTCGTCTTGATCAATCAGGAACCTGTGCTCGCGTACGCCAGACCCGAGATACCAAATATCGTTCATTTTAGTGGACTGCATATCGCAAAGACGCCTCCGCCCTTACCGAAAGTATGATACTTCACAACTACTAATTGGTACTCTCATTATTTTTCGACTTGACGTGTTTTAAACACACATATAGGAAGATTTCTTTCCctataaataaagtttcgaATTTACAGAATTTGAAAAGTTTCCTCGACGGAGCGACGAACGGCTTCGTTTACATGAGTCTGGGAACGAACGTGAAGAGCAAGTTTCTGCcgaaggggatgctggagacGTTCACCAATGCCTTCGCCGACCTGCCGTACAGGGTGCTGTGGAAATTCGAGAACGACAGCTTCCACGTACCGGCCAACGTTTTTATCTCGAAATGGATCCCGCAGCAGGGTGTATTGGGTAAGCTGAGACGCTACGACGCGCCAGTtagtattttacaataattaatacgaGAACGTTATTAATCTCTTGATTCTTTCTCCCCCTTATCTCGGCGCAGCTCATCCGAACATTAGACTCTTCATTTATCAGGGCGGACTGCAGAGCACCGAAGAAGCGGTACATTACGCAGTTCCGCTCATAGGAATACCATTCGTTTTCGATCAGATGTATCAAGTTATGAAAATGGTCTCTCTGCGAGTGGCAAAGCATCTAGATATAGTCCAACTCACGACACCGGAACTGCGGGATGCTGTACTCGAAGTCGCTGGCGACAGACGGTAAGTAACGATATCGGTTACTCACGAGTGCGCGCGTATATGGATGTGCATACGTGTGTGTCTAATCGTATGAACCAAGAGAACTAATGAGCGCGACATTTGCATatcataattaacatttataattagcATCGCGCTGCATGTTTGCAGATACAAAGATAGAATGGCGGCGCTACGTGTCCTCACGAAAGACAAGCCCTACGACAGCTTGGAGAACGTTATATGGTGGATCGAGTACGTGATGCGGCACAATGGCGCGTCTCATCTGCGTTTCGATGGAGTCGACAGCGCGTGGTACCAACAATGCGACCTGGATCTCATCGTGTTCCTCACGACAACGGTGTTTGTTACTCTGTGCGCTTTCTTGAGTCTCGCGGGATGGGGACTGATGCAGTTGTATAAACGTTGCGATAAGAACAATGCCTGCGAACAGCTGCAAACGTTCACGAACGGGAAGGTGAAAGCGGCATAATCGATTTCTGCAAATTAAGAGAACGTTCGAGCCATAATTTTCCACATTAACATCGTTTCCCTCGTCGCTTCACATGTAAACTCGTGCGTAATTCAGTTTGGCGATAGGATTATCTCGTGCAGAGAATATcatctgaaaaatatacacCGCACCAAACAATGTGAAATGGTCGCGAAAGCGGAGCCCTTTTACCTCTCGAGTGCTCGCACGTGGATTTTACAGTGCTCATTTATACGAAAAATAGGGAAGCGAGAAAACTGGAGAAAGTGAGAGAGGGCAAATTTCGGCGTAGAGGCGAACGGCTCCGAGTTTAAAACTGGTGGTTGAGTGAAATGGGTTTTGTGGACCTACGAAATTGCATCCCGAGGTCCATTACGTTCATTTGTGCGTATTCACAGAATTACGAGACATAAAAAGTAGAGATAGGAGGAGTGAGGGAGAATGAGGGAGAAAAGGTGAGTCTACAAAAAGGAAAATGGACGAGGGGgacagaaaaaattaaaatatcacagGACCACTTTCCTCGTACGAATCTACTTTCGAGTTAAGCATGAGTATACATAAAGAGAGATTACCAAAAGTCCTAAATGCATACACACTGAACAAATGGACTTCAacaacaaaaatacaaaattgtaGATAAAACGAAAAGACAGTCTGGATGTTCTGGACGATCGAGAACATTTGACGGAATCGCCGAGAGTAATCGTGCCCCATAATAGCGCACGCAACGAATGTCGTTACGcacgatatatcgatatattccCGCTGATATAATTGCGACGTACCGTAGAAATTCAAAACTCGGTTAGTTACGGAAATGACGCTAAGTGTCAGGTATTATTGTTAACATGACCGATGCGTTTCGAATATCCGGTTAATGAGGCTGCCTTTGTCGCTGGTCGGCGCGTCCATTTGGCAGATGGACCTAATTCAGAGTGCAAGGATCCATTAACACGTATACTCGCCCCAAGGAATGTATAGCGCGATAATGTATACGATGCTAACATCGCGCACGTACACAGGGGCAAACGCCG encodes the following:
- the LOC105277962 gene encoding UDP-glucuronosyltransferase 2C1-like, with translation MQDPLVYRTRLAFPMDYDRVMSFMCDAFFKDDPTMVNIGLDEEEPSPSLLKLMYDDIREGMTIIAEGQDNHIMGAAVNAGSCPWDPDRFAEFARCCECEPTRDVIEFEAYVTSKPNLWRRYRVLKIFECSYLAVGSDFRDRGIARKLVLDSWYLARDCGYRLFRVDCSNRYLARIAKGFGWKKVCTIPFHQYVKDDELVFKHIREPHTEVEVYVDQVTYCKDYYPPYKKYKRTTKAPNSTLCSVRLLIITPAPSYSHQIVFRALCLALNKRGHEIVVLTPNILNDSSLINYTEIDFGFEYEKIDDTDLSQTRWNLTQLGGLKTRLLRLGHDIAEDVLSHPDLVKYYANNTNEHFDAVIAEMIMTPAIYMLAHRFNAPLIGIMSMDLQNCHRFNLGSPVLPSHPSNWELENFTGLNLPFWKRLVNYVNTWWSIHSWFNNFANKQQQIAEKYFGKDIPHIIDIAKNMSLVLINQEPVLAYARPEIPNIVHFSGLHIAKTPPPLPKNLKSFLDGATNGFVYMSLGTNVKSKFLPKGMLETFTNAFADLPYRVLWKFENDSFHVPANVFISKWIPQQGVLAHPNIRLFIYQGGLQSTEEAVHYAVPLIGIPFVFDQMYQVMKMVSLRVAKHLDIVQLTTPELRDAVLEVAGDRRYKDRMAALRVLTKDKPYDSLENVIWWIEYVMRHNGASHLRFDGVDSAWYQQCDLDLIVFLTTTVFVTLCAFLSLAGWGLMQLYKRCDKNNACEQLQTFTNGKVKAA